One Stratiformator vulcanicus genomic window, GTTGGCGTTATGGCAAAGGAAAAGATTCGCAGCCGCGACGAATCTCATTTTGCACTTGGGATAAGCTGAGCGACCAGGCGCAAGAGCAAAAGAAAGATCTTCGCCAAGTCGATCTCGTGTTCGACGTCCTCCAGAGCGAATTGTTCGAAATGACGATCGTCAAATTGAACCGCGCCGAAGATGTTAGTAAGCAGCAAACGATCGATCGAGCCCCGATAGATGCAGAGCAGCCCTCCGTCACGGCTTCCGGATAGGCCATAACCTTAGCGAGAATCGAATCGTCCGGCACAAGGTCACTTTTTAAAACCCCTCCCGGGCAGCGAGGAAATTCTTAGACATTCGGAGCGGGCGGTTCCTAAAAGAAGGTGCTTCATGATCGCAAGATATCCCGCCTATTGGCCGAAATGGAGCACAATCGGTGGTTAGCAGAGCGGCTGATGGCCGGGTGGCAGTATGGAGAGCGATCCGAGCAGCCTCCGCGTCGAACGTCACTCATCGCTTAGGACGCGCTCCCGAGCGACGAGAGTCAGAAAGATTTCTCGCAAATCAATCTACCGATCGATCTCGCCACCGATCCTCCGTTCGGCCTAAATATCTTACGGCGCAAGCGGACGGCGGGACCTCTGTAGAGGCCTGCCGAGGCGATCGCAGCCGTAGCCCGAATGAGCCGAAGCCGGTCGGACAGGCAAGGGTGATTCTCATGGCTCGGAACCGGTCAAAAGATTGAGTTCGAACTTGGTGCCGTCGGAGGACTTAAGCGACGGCATCCAAGACTATGACCGCAATATCATTCGGGATTTTCCGATCACGCTCGAGATAGTCGACCTCCACTTGAAAGACGCACACGATCCGCCGCCGACCGTGTTCGGTTGCTCCACCGGATCGAGAGCTAGCGGCTCGAGCTTACTGATTTCGCGAGCCGCGTCTTTGTGATGGAGGTGGAAGTAGTGCTGTGTCATCGCCGGATCATGGTGCCCCATCCACGACATGGCTGTCTGCTGGCTGACACCCTGACGGATCGCCTCACTGCAGAAGTGATGTCGGAACGAATGAAGCCGCCTCTCGGCGAGAAGCCTGTCTCCGGGAAAGTCTTCTTGTATCAGTCGGAGCGACTTGGCAACGAACCGTTCCCGCCAACGGAAGTGAGTCTGATTGGTCTCGCCGATGTGCCGGCAGACATAACCGGCGGTCTTGCCCTGCGAAAGCCGTACTCCGACCTCGCGCGGGTGCCCGATAATCTGCTCATTCATTGATCGCTTCCGCAGCATCGAATTCCTACTCGGTCCGGGATGCTAATCGAAATTTTAACACAACAAGTGGCGTCAATTTGAGTTGGCGAGGTAGATGAATGCGGACGTATCCGCACCTTCGCGGCCCATTTCGCTCTTCAAGGCAGGCTCGAACTGGTCAGCCTGCAGAATTCTCTTGATGTCTACTACCGGAGACTTTTCGGCGACGCTATTGGGAGAGTAGTGGCAGCCCACAGAGTCGCCCTGCTCGGAAGTTCGTACCATACCATTGGGCTTGCTTTGCCGTGCGAGGTTGCTAAAGATGGATTCGGGTTGGCCGGACCCGCTGTGACTGCTGATGAGCCTGCGTCTGACGATGCGCCGAATCGTCCGAAATCTCGTTGTTGCACTACTGGTGCCGCCGCATCTTTTTGTGGCGTGCTTCGGAACGCTGCTGCACGTCCACGTGCCAGACTGCGTTTGCTCGTTCCACGCTGAACATGGGCATGAGCATAGCGCGCATTGCGGCACTCATCGGCATCGGCCTCATCACGGGGCCGGGCATTCCTGCCACCACGATCACGGGGACGCAAAGCAGCACGCGGTTTCCGAGCAAACAGAGCCGTCGAGCTCTGAAGATCAGCGACGGTCGAACCCGCCGCACGATCACCGTGATTGCCAGATCTGCCAGATTTTGGCGCAGGTCGGTTTTTCGACTTCTGCTCCGGCTGCTTCTGACGTGCAGCCTCTGTTCTTCCGGTTCGTGGTCGACGGGCCGCAGATTGTCGAGTCTCACCTCGCAAGCGAGCATCATCCGCGCGGCCCGCCTCTGATCTAGGGCGGATGTCCGGTGAGTGTCGTAATTTCCGCGGCGATCCCTGCAAATATGCAGGCGCTGCGCGCTCGGTAGTTGCGACCGATCGTCCGGATCGGCTCGAGAGCTTACGTCCTGTCAGTGTGCGGGTTTCGGTCGCCATCCTTGCGAAGTCGCAAGCGGTGTCAGCCTGATCACCGCTCTGCAACGCAGGGACCTGCTGTCGTTCCGTCGCCGACCTTCGCTGCTATTTGAAAAACGCTCTGGCGTGTCCGGTCCCGCTTCCGTGACAGCGCCCGAAGTGTGAGTTGCTTCAAAGGCTCAGTTCTTTGCCGGCTTGGCCGGTGAAGCTCCCCGTTGCGGTGAGTCTGCCGACTAACCGCGTGGTCCGGCCAGTCTGCGCGAGCAGTCCACCGCAGCGGGGTTTCTGCAAGTTTCTACGAACCACGAAAGCCGTCTACTTCGTCTTTTGGCGAAGTGACCGGAGTTCCGCGCATCGCGCGACATTTTCATCACCAGCATCTATAGGAGTTAGAAGATGCGTTTCCACAATGGCATACGACAATCCCGCGTGGGTTTCACTTTAATCGAGCTGCTCGTCGTGATCGCGATTATTGCGATCTTAATCGCCCTATTGCTTCCTGCAGTGCAACAGGCTCGTGAAGCTGCGCGGAGGAGTCAGTGCAAGAACAATTTGAAGCAGATGGCGCTCGCGATGCACAATTATCATGCGACCCACAGCGTGCTCCCGCTGACGAGTTTCAACCTCGGAAGCAATCCCGCACCGGGAACACGCCACACCGGATTTTCGCCACAGGCGCAAATTCTGCCGTATCTGGAGCAGGCGAATCTTTATGACTTAATCGACTTCGATGAGCCGCTGTTGAACGTGGCACTACCGCCTTGGGCGACCAACCTTAATACTGTTCACGAAGTCGCGGCCCGCACGCGGGTTGATACATTTCTCTGCCCGAGTGATCCGGCCCAGGTACTCTTTGACGATGGCGGCACACTCTACGCCGGTCATAATTACATGGTCAATCTCGGCTCGGGTCGCGTTCGGTCTTACTATGACTCCGCCCCGGACCCCGCCGACTTGTGCGACGGACTGTTCTATCGTGGCTCAAGAATTAAGTTTCGAGACATTACCGACGGATTGTCGAATACCGTGCTGCTTGCCGAAACCACCGGCGGAGCAAAGGTGGGATCAATTCCCGGTGCCACCGCCGTTACGGATGTCCGCACACAGATGAAGCGAGTCGATTCAGACCCTCCCGGTGGCCCGCTCGCGGACGACCTGTGGGCCCTGCCTTTTGACTCAGCGGACGGTCGCCGGGGCGGAAGCTGGATTCGCGGGCTCGGTTATTTCGTCTACGTGACCGGGTTCCGCGGGCCGAACAGTCCGGAACCCGACGTTGCCAATCATGGGAACGGTCTCGTCACGCCTCGTAGCTATCACACGGGCGGCGCGAACCTCGCGCTGGCGGACGGCAGCGTTCGCTTCGTTTCCGACAGCGTCGACCTCGAGACCTTCCGGAATGCCTTCGCGAGAGACGACGGCCAGGTCATGGGAGAGTTTTAATGCGGTCGACATTCCTAAAGTCATTCATCCCATTACTGGATCAACGAATGAAGAATATATTTAATCTCTGCGTTCTCTTCCTGCTAATGTCGGGATCGGAATCT contains:
- a CDS encoding DUF1559 domain-containing protein, producing MRFHNGIRQSRVGFTLIELLVVIAIIAILIALLLPAVQQAREAARRSQCKNNLKQMALAMHNYHATHSVLPLTSFNLGSNPAPGTRHTGFSPQAQILPYLEQANLYDLIDFDEPLLNVALPPWATNLNTVHEVAARTRVDTFLCPSDPAQVLFDDGGTLYAGHNYMVNLGSGRVRSYYDSAPDPADLCDGLFYRGSRIKFRDITDGLSNTVLLAETTGGAKVGSIPGATAVTDVRTQMKRVDSDPPGGPLADDLWALPFDSADGRRGGSWIRGLGYFVYVTGFRGPNSPEPDVANHGNGLVTPRSYHTGGANLALADGSVRFVSDSVDLETFRNAFARDDGQVMGEF